The genome window GATTGAGAAAGCTTCACAGTTTGCTTTTAGGATATGTGGAGTGCTGTCAGGAAGGTTTGGGCCACTTTGAATAAACATTCATTCTTTTCTAAGCCTCTGGTTCTTCTTAGTTTACACTGCTACTGGCACAGCATATCTACTTACCTGTTAGTAATCAGTTCAGCAAGGAATACCTGCTAATCCCAGAATCCATGTAATGCTGATAAagtctttttttaattgcatggCATCTTTTCTACAAGCCATATCTAAATCCTCTTCAGAGATCTGAACTAATTACAAAGACTTTCTTTACAGTTACAAATATTTCCTTCCCCCTAAATTACCACACACTGTAGAATAGAATGAGGCTTTAAAATACACTCTTTGaatggtttttttggtttgttgttttttgcttGGGGTttgtgggtgggttttttgttggggtttgttttttttttttttttgtgtgtgtgtgtatgtgattctggtttgggttttttgttgttgttgttttacaTAAGGAACAATCCCAGCTTTTTGGAAATAGAAATTCCATAACTTGCCTTCCAGGAGGTGTCTGAAGGGGTGCATGACTGGGTAAATCATTGCAAAAACAAACCTAAGTACAAAATTTCAGTTGATTGGCTGCTTTGGGGTTAACAGCACTGTGAGATGGATTAATTTTTGAATTCCCCACTACCACCACACCCTTATTTTGTGCAGGCTTAGAGTGTGCTGTTGTCCTTGAAGGCTTCATATTCATACCTTTGTGCTTTGTTCTCTGGtaagggctgtccctgtgccctcaggGACAGCCCTTACCCCGTGTGCTAAAGATGCCAGAGCTGGAGTCCATAAAGctcattttatttctgacagGGAGGGGAATGGCATCTGCTGTGGAATTTACCTGTCTGCTGAATGAGAAGAAGGAACTTGTTAGTTAATCCAAACCCCTGTGCTAGGCAGGCACACGTTGAAAGCACAGGATGAAAGGCTGTGCACCACTGTAAATGTCAGGCAGGCACAGTTTGCAAGAGGAGTGAAAGAGGATGTTCTGTACAGCTGGGCAAACTGTCCTCCAGGTGCTTTCCTTATCCTGACTCCCCAGGGCAGTCTGTTCTCTGGGCCGCTCTTGCTTCCAGgtgaattaaattaattttagtttgTATCCTTATTACCCCAAGCTTCATGTAGCATTGAGGTGTTTATTGTCTGTTTCAAAGAGCATAAATATTTGTGTAAATCAAAGTAACTCATTACACTGCCTCATATCCAGTATGAGCATCCTAACAGCAGTATAACAACATTCAGTTTTACTTCTGTCTCAAACTGTGCTGCTTTAGCCTCTTTTTAGTACCATGAATACTTTGCCTGGAGGTAAATGAATACTCTCCATGAAGGTATCACGTTGGAAGAAAAGAGATaacaataaaagtaattttctgttgaaaattaCCAAGCTGCTCTGCTTCACTGACTTTTTCTGAAGGCCTCAAATTAGACTCCAGCAGAATTTCTTGTAATGCCCATCTGCCCATTTTATATAAACTTAGCAGGTATTTGGctatttcattaataaaaacaaagatgaTAGTTTGATTGTGTGTTTTCCTCAACAGAAGTTTTCCAAGATCAGTGCCAACGGGCTGGGGGTGAATGTTTCCAACCAGGATGGTTTCACCCCCCTGCACATGGCTGCTCTGCACGGGCACGGCGAGCTGGCATCGCTGCTGCTGCGCCACGGCGCCAGTGCCAGCGCCAGGAAcacccagctggcagcaccccTGCACCTGGCCTGCCAGAGGGGACACTCCCAGGTAACCCTGCCTGGCACAAAGCTCCCTGGCACCACGGAAAGCTGCCTGGGGAAATCAGCAACCAGactgagccaggagcagagaaCATGAGTTTGGCGgttctggattttgttttcactgtctAAAATCTCCAGATGGAAAGGGAAACTTGGAGCTGAAATTGTTTCAGCAGACACCTTTTCTTTATAAAAGCATCTATGACTTATATATATAAGCATACATGACTTAAAATACTGGTTTAATGAAAGTAGTGCAAAAACCTTCTGTTGTATTTCAAACATCCCTTGTGCAGCTGAATCCTCTGTGTACATTCCTCTGTACCTTCTTCTCTGGGTTATATTTGTGTCTTCAGTAGCCACAGTAGGAAATAGTTACTGTAGATTCAACTCCGTACTTAGATCATGAGCTGATGCAGCTTTGAGGCAGCAGATAACTCACCCCTCACTTCAAGTCAGGGAAGCAGAGGTAGTGAAGGAGAAGCATGAGCCCATGGGGGAGGGTGTAAATACAGGAGGGAGAGTAAATGAGACAGGAAAATAACAAACGTGAAAAAGAAGGGGCAAAAAGGCAAATGGAAagatgcagaaaagcagaaaattgggaaaattAGAAAAGcggaaaattatttaaaaataaggagCTGAAGACtgctggagggaaaagaagaggaTTTTGAAAGTGATAGGAAGACAAAGTACTAGAGAAGCAAGAAAAACTCAGAGTTGTAGGTTAATTCATGGAATAGTTGTAAATTAGTTCATGGGGTAATTACAGTATAAGGAACTCCTTCCAAGTGTTGTGATGAGTTTGGAAaagggtgctgctgctgtggtggtttggttttgatgtTTTATTAAGTTATTGGCTATATTTGTTTTTCACACACcttgagttttattttctggtcTTTCTTGTAGTTgcttacatttttctttttaaaagtgggtgtaaaaatatgaaaattagtTTCATACTCAGTAACTCAGTACTCCTACTCAGTAAGACTGAAGTTGTTACTTCTTTCAATAGGTGGTAAAGTGTCTGATGGATTACAAtgctaaacaaaataaaaaggatataTATGGAAATACTCCCTTGATTTATGCATGCTTGAATGGTCACTATGAgactgctgccctgctgctgcaggtaaGATACTGCAGACAGAGTGTTCTGCTGGTATTTCTCATGTGAAACCTGTGCTTACCCAGTACTCAGGATCAGTATTTTTAGTCTGTCAAAAAATACTGGGGGAAAGAAATAAGAGTTTTTGTTAACCTACTCCTTTCAATCCCACCCCTTCACAGATGTTAATTAGATAAATATTACCTTGCTATTGTACAGGTAGCTGTTTTTATGGAAGTGTTACGTGGCAGGTGGCAGGTTTTCTCTCCTGGGACTCTATCACATAGGGTTGGGGGTTTCTTAAGTATCTCTAGAGCTTGGAATATGTAATAGATATatgcaaaaccaaaatgagCTGATCCATGAAACTGTGGCCGGGGGATGGAGCATTAATGTGGCCAGGTGGGTTCTTGTGGCTCTGGTggtgcagctgccccaggccctgtgcagctctggggctgctgctcctttctaACTGTGATCTCCCTTTGCTGTGCAGCACGGAGCCTCCGTGAACCTCTCCAACAGCAAGGGCAGCACCGCCCTGCACGAGGCCGTGGCAGGCAGGAGCGAGGCGCTGGTGGCGTTGCTGCTGCAGCACGGGGCCCTGCGGCACCTGCGCAACGAGCGCGGCTGCACCCCCGCCGACTGTGCCGAGCCCGTGAGTCTGCACGGCCTGCCgaggctgccagggcagggctgggcagggggcaaagagccctgagctggcacagcagggctgcacactCTGAGCTGCACCCAGCCCTTAGCGGGGCTATAAACGCTGAGATGCCCGTTCCTTGTGCAGCCCAGCGATGGTTCCGGTGGCCTGTGAAACCCGGTTGTGTTTCTAGAATAAGTTATCCTTGACTAAAAGGACGAATCTAGAAAGAGTGGGATCACAGAcctaaataaaatatacattaaaatCCTCTGTAatggcagagggagcagaagtTGGATGTAAGCAAATAAAACACCTTGCACTAATCAGTTGCACCGGCAGCAACGTTCCTTGTCCCACCCGTTATCTTCTGCCCTTCAAGGCTTTTGATTCCTTTTATCCTGCAATAGATCACTCTGACCTTCCCCTTTATTAATAGCAATAACATTATATGTCATATTAAATGATACAGAATTATTTCACTCTTTAAAGGACTCCTTAATGTGCTTAAATGGCCTCTGAGATATAGCTTAATGACCACAAAATTCTGTACTGAATCAATTTTGGTGTGTATGTTACCATTTAAACTGAAATTGGCTTAACCATAAGTAATACAGCTTAAAATAAGAGGTCAGGACTCCATCATCATCACTGCCTTACAGTGTAACTTGCAGAACACTGTTTTTGTCCCTACTCAGAATGATATAAGTTTGTTTTTATAATAAGCATTAATTAACACACTCTGCACAGACTGAAATACTAAAAtgtacttttgtttttctttaataatggTGAAAATGGAAACTCTCAAAATCAAGAATTCAAACATCATGAAGTTGCTGGAAGCAGCACCAAGCTATGTTCCCCCATcagcagagggagagaaggagagtGAGCAGCATGTCACTGGCAAGATAAGGAAAAAAGGTACCTTTGATATTTCCACTggtatgaaagaaaaatcacaattaATCACAGCGTGCTGACACCTAAAAGTGAGAATagttctttcaaatattttgaatagTTCTAAAAGAGCAATAGAAGATATGAGTAATACTAATGAAGAGGTGGTTCAGCATCTGTGTGTTAATTCAAGTTGGTAATTCAGGGCCTCAGAGTCCAGAATTACAGTCTCTTCAGAAGTTTGGCCAGTTGTTTTATCTGAGGAAGAATGGTTACTTCTGCAATttagaagtttttaaaatttccaaagATAATTCACTACTCTAATTCAAGTTGGCACAGTTATAGTTTTATGTTCAATTTAAAATCCTAAGTGAGACTCAGTTGTAATTTTAGCTGCCTGTTCTTTTAAACCCCCAGTGCATCCTAAGCCCTGTGAGGAAGCTGATGATCCCATAAGCAGACAACTTCAGCTGGTCCAATCAATTAACAGATTTAACAAGTAAGCAGAGAAGCTTGCTCAGAGTGGGTTTGTTGTTTCCCATAATCAAAGGAGAAGTGCAGCTGCTAACAAAGGCCCAGAGTGGGTCAGGGCTGGTTACACATGACACGGTGCTGTGCCAGTGGATGTTAATCCTCAGGGCTGCCAGAGTCACATCCCCAGGCAGATATTCTGGGCATGACAAGCTCACTGGGGTGGAGAGGGAGGGCTTGAAAATGTATCTAAAATTGGGATTGCACTAATACTTGGTGTACCATCAGTTAAGCATTTCAGAGACAGACTGCTTAAAAATACTGTAGTGATGTTCAGTTCTTGGTTGGGTTTtgctcagtatttttttaagtcCTAATGTCTGTTCCATAGTAAAATAGAGGGAATGCAAGTAGGCTGCAGTTCTGGGAAGGTGTTGTcagggagctgcctgtatcTGGTGAGACAGTTCCACCTTGTGGAGCTTCTGAGAGAGGCTTTTATGAAAGGCTTATGTGaagacatttaatttctttgatttctttaaaattttctttagagaaaaacaCTTACGGAGAACAATAACAAGAGATAAAAGCGTCCCTAATTTTGACTATCACTTATTGCATCAGGTAAGTGGAAATACTTGCTCAGATTGTTCTTATATTATAGCAAATATGTTTGTTTGCTCTGCTACTGCTCTGGGTACATGTAAGAGGAAGTTTACTAGTGGTGGTCATTGAATCACAGAAGTTCTGACCTGTTTGCCAAATTTCATCATTGTTCAAACTTCAGTGGTGCTTCTATGACACCTCTTGAACattcttttaaatatcttaAGCCTCTTACTGCAGGTttcatctctgttttctcttctgtgtcCTGTCCAGCAAAACCTAGAACTGAAAAACTCTGCAGCTTCTTGGAGCTCTTGCTTTGGCAAGAGAGATGTTTTTCAGTAGATTGAAATTGGGGTTTGCTTTGTAAGAGGAGATGTTTGCAAGGGTGACAGCAAACTGCATGTTGCATTGTCATTGTCTTCTGCCTCCTTTACACTGGCTTTGACTCTCATTGCATCTTCTGCTAGGCCATTTCAGAACACTAAATCAATGAAAAATGACCtgtccaaaacaaaacagtttttacCAGGTTTGTCCAGCAGCTGCCCATCATTAGCCTGACACAGCTTGGAAATGCAGACTCTGCAGCTCATGTCCTTCTGGAAAATGGGATTCTCTTCCTACAGCCCTTAGAAGACTGAATATTTGCCAAAAGCCTTGAGATCACTAAATTAATTCTATAAAgctaatattttattaattctttctAAATTATAATATTCCACTACTTAACCTGGgatttacattttataactgTGGATCACTGAAGGCAGTCTGTAATTTCAGTACAAGAGTGTCAGAAAACTAATATGTGACCCTGATACACTCCAGCCCTGTTCTGTGGTTGTGAGTTCATACAGCTGTAGCTGAACTAATTCATGAGTCTCTACAGCTCTGAATTGTTAGTGGATTTAAATGCTAGTGGATTTAAATAAACTCTGTCTGCAGCTTTTTCAAGTTTGTTGCCAGTCttgaaaaagacctttttttcagcaaaaaagctactttctcctttttttcttgtcttagAAGATCTGTCATTAGCATGCTtgctttctctttatttcttctggttATTTTAACATTTGCAGAGTGGCCAGTAATCCATGCCAGCCCCCCACTCTGTACAGCAAaaacaggagctggaaatggaaGATATGAATAGTTGGAATGACCAGAAGGAGGCACTAGGGGGTGGGGAGGGCCTGTGTCTCTTCCCTGACAGGTGACCTctggaagcagggaaaaaaagtgccTTTGCCTTCAGCAGTACCTGGGTGACCCTGGCTGTTACTACTTCCACTTTTCTTAATAGCAAAAGAAATGGCTGTTAATTTCAAGTGCATTGAGACTTGCATTACAACTGGTGTTCAGAAAAGTTGGGATGCTGTTGTGATAGTGAGCTGAAAATAAGTTTTGGAATGTCTGTTATGTTTCCAGGTCTGGTACTGATGTGTGTGtagcctggaggaggctggcCTCTTGTTTTCTCATATGTAGCCCAAATATAATTACTCTCTTACAAAGTATGCTATTTTAATCTTGGCTGTGTTCTCAGTGTCATGAAATTCACGTGATAATAATGTCCAAGAAACAATATAATAATGTTCCTTCTTAATGAAAAAAGCAGATGCTTTTAATGTAccatttctctctcctcacAGATGGCTATTAAAAGCTTtgataaaagcaaattaaaatctgttggaatgctgcagcagagcacaggtcAGGTGACTGACTCGGGGTGCAGTGGTGAGTTTGTGGAAGATGATGACAGGGCAGCTCCTCCCCGCAGTAAATTACTGCAGCGCAGACACACGGTCAAtgtgccactgccagcagaggGCAGCGACAgcggctcctgcagccctgcagcgcCAGGGCTGCCACAGGCACCGGACTGGCAGGGCTCAGGTTCACACCCCTGAAGGGAAGCACGGATTTGaagcccagagctgaggaagTTGGTGGTGTGAATTTCAGTAGCCCTTCACTGTGTGTTACTGTCGGTGACATTGGCACACCCCAGTTCAGAGCACACAGGCTCTGCAGTAGAGCTGGAATGTTCTGGCACCCTGGAGCCCGACTCCTTTGTTCATATTGGGGGTGACCACACAGTCAGATCATTACTGATCTCACTAACAGGGACGTAACGAGCTAAAGGCAGCAAAATTACTTTCCTATTCTATTCAGCACTTATTAAAAAGTTCTATTTAACAGTAAACCAAATGAAACCCTGTATTGTATTTTTCAGCCACCcactttgttttaaaagtctttgaataatttttgcattttcagtttttatcaCTACATTcagaattaaatataaatatatttatatatataaaaagatatATTGAATAACAAGGTATTTATTGCCAGAGGTAATTGAAATGTCtctatttttattgaaatgttACAAACCATTATAGTatatatttctgtgtatttcaaTAGTCCATAACATCTGCATTACTAATGTGAAGGGATGTAACCCTTGCTAATATCTCAGCAATGCTCCCCTGTACTGGAGCTGCAAGATCAAGTTCTTACAGAGGAGCCAAGATACTGGGGAAAAAGTGGAGAGCCCTGGACAAAGGGCTTGCTGTTCACAGCctaataaaaaagcagaagcaagcaGAGGTGCTGCTTGTGTTTTATTGTAGCATGCATTTAagttgcttttcccctcctctaaAGGAAGGAATGCAAAAATGCACAATTACTCATTATTCTGATCCTGGACAACATCCACAGACTAAACTGCTTCAGAGCCTGCTCTGGACTGCTATTAAAAAGGTGAAATTGCCATTATCAAAGGTACTTCTCACATCAGTAAGCACTGGCTGGAAAAGGCCAAatcctgccccattcccaggggTGATCAGTGAAGAATTGAAAGCTCACAGGGAACTACCAAGTGGCTGCTTAGATTTGAAGTTCATTTTTTACTGTTCGGTTATGGGAGGCAAAGCTGTAAATAGCACAAGCCAGGTTTTGCAGTGcactatttttttattcttggcTCATCACATCCagcttgcattttatttcatgaacTGTTTGtataagtaattattttaactGTGGTAATAGTAAACTACCTGGCAAAATACAAAGCTGGAAGATAGAGTGCTGGGTTTTTCAGATAACTTTTTAATCTAAGAGGTAAAATGTCAAATGACATTTGGGTTTGAGGgtaatgtgtttatttttctaataatttatGAGTTCATCTGATTTTCTGATGTGCCTTGGATTTGTGCCAaatgatggaaagaaaaaactaGTAAAAGAACTCttgaaaatgctgtttccttTGAGTGCTTTTGTCCAGGCATTGAGTCTATTACAGATTTTCTTGCTTGGTTTTGTAGGCATTTGAAGACTTTATCCTGTGTTTACTCCTGGACTTTCCTTCCTCCTACATTTACTGATAATTTTAGTAGGTTGTGTGGTTTTAGATTTATGCATAGAGGTGTACAAAAGAGAACTGTTAGTGAAACTCAGCATTTTCACATAACCTCCTTTTCTAGCTCtacattcaaattaaaaaaatgttcagctATTACAagtcaaaagacaaaaaaggaaagaggtaaacctggttttccttcttctggCACTATAAAGATGACCCAGAGTAAGTAATTGGTCCTTACTTGTAGCAAGAATAATCCAGGTATTTAGATCTAGTAGACTATTATAGATCTGATTCCCAAATTACAGAGTGAGAATTTTGATTGTTTTATTGTAGCATGCATTAACTAAATTATTCTTCAGATTTCTCAGCCATATAGATAAGAAAAATCAGTTCACCAAACTTTGGCTTCAGACTCAGTAAAGGTTGTAAGTCTGAAGAAATTTGGCACTCAGGGTATCACTAAAGCTAAGGCATCCTAATTACAAACACAGAGAAGCAAAATGCACAGTCTAaaccaaatgaaacaaaaataacaaatgtttcatctttttaaCCACATTCAGACAAGAAAAACACACCCACTAGTGCTCACTTGAAACAAGTTTATTCTGTTCCAAAAAACACTGCAGTTGGAATCATACACGATCCTGTTAAATTATGTCAGATAAGGGGGTTGTGGTGGGAGAGTTTATCAGCACATTACAGTATTCATCCTACTGATTTCCATAACCATATTCTTGAATAAAGGTACAGCACAAGTTCAGTTTTACTTTATGCATGCAGGAGTTGCAGAGTTTAGGAAAAttgtctgtctttttttttccaggtaagAAACTCTCCAGCCATTTGATACAAGTGGAGGTAGTTGTAAGAATACACGATACCAAGTGTCTGAACAGTGCTGTGTATGACACAGTTAACTTGCTTTGTCTGAAAGCCCAGGAACTGACAGGGGAACAGTTCAGCTGTTTGCTGGTAAAGTTTCTTTACACAGACTGCCTGATAGGAATCCCCTGATCCAAAGACTATTTGGATGccttcattttaaattttcagtaaGGACTTGAGCCGGTAACTGGCTGGACAGGCATCCTTCAGGGGCTCAGGGAATCTCCTTTCTAACACTTCTGTGACAGAGTCTGGACAGACTTTAACTCTGAGTGGCTGTTCCCTGTCTCACTTGGCTCCTGTGTTTGCTATTAGCAAACAGTAACAGCAAGTTAAGTGTGTGCAGTGGCTGAAAGCAGAGCTTACAGTGAGGAAGGGGCAACAAAACATTCATGCTAATGAAGCCATGGGGAACCCCACACTGCTCAGGCCTCTTATACTACAAAACTTTATGTTATAAAATCCCCCttctcagatttattttacaAGTTATTTGTTGGccttttataataataaaaaaaagtcaagaagCGTAAACATTTTCAGATCTTGCATTCTGCCTGCTAACAGCATTTTTCCAGGCTATTGTTTGGCAGCCTTACAGCAGTATTAATAATCATCCTCTTCAtcagaatccagcactttcctTCTGTTGAACTAAAATGAAATACACAGAGGGAAAATTGAAGGGTGATGGTAAATGCAGGCTGGCACAAGCCTTTCCCAGTCCATGCATGTGGCAGTGAAGGCACTGCCTGGCCCAGGggcacaggacagagctggacCAGGCTGCCCCACACCACGCTggccccaggagctctgctctgatggaaccccagcacccaccagggcagggcaggagtgcAATACAAACTTCCACCCTGGACTGGTCCCACACATGCAATTCTGCTGCTCTACTTCATACAACATTACatttaggaaagaaaactcaccttcactgttgttttcttttctgtttgctgacTCACTTTTTCAAGAATTTCTATCAAACCTTGTTCTGATACCTAGGAAAGTCAACAAAATGTGGATAAACACACTCTGAGAGTATCACACTGAATCacaatttcctttcttccagaAGGCTTTTGATGGAATTATAATAGTCTTTAGGAGCTATTTACAGTTTATTTAACTTACATTATAAACATCTTTTCTTAGAGTGAAttgggtttaaaaataaatatatgtgaGAAAGAATTAGGAAATATACTCACCTTTCCAGCTAGCTGTCCAAATCTTGCCATCTGTATAAGATAATTCTCTactgcttttgctttgtctGGTTTCACAAGTGCTAAATTGCTTACTGCAACAAAAACAGGCTCTGTTCATTTGGGGTTAGAACATTCTCTAATACCTTCACTAGTAAGAAAAAAGTGACAAATGTCCCTAGGAAACAATCTTCTTCATGCCAGGGTCatgaaataaattgaaaaaggCACTTTCATTTATGCCAGGTACAA of Serinus canaria isolate serCan28SL12 chromosome 11, serCan2020, whole genome shotgun sequence contains these proteins:
- the PDCD5 gene encoding programmed cell death protein 5 isoform X1 encodes the protein MADEELEALRQRRLGEIRAEHGVRDPSADPSQQEAKQREAEIRNTILAQVLDQAARARLSNLALVKPDKAKAVENYLIQMARFGQLAGKVSEQGLIEILEKVSQQTEKKTTVKFNRRKVLDSDEEDDY
- the PDCD5 gene encoding programmed cell death protein 5 isoform X2, giving the protein MADEELEALRQRRLGEIRAEHGDPSADPSQQEAKQREAEIRNTILAQVLDQAARARLSNLALVKPDKAKAVENYLIQMARFGQLAGKVSEQGLIEILEKVSQQTEKKTTVKFNRRKVLDSDEEDDY